The DNA window ttcaactgcgagttcgccagtgagcagTTCCGCTGCGTCCAATGCTTCTCACTCTCCGCcgacgccggaggagctgcctaccgaaaatgcgccggaggagctgcctgccgaaaatgcgccggaggagctgcctaccgaaaatgcgccggaggagctgcctgccgcagatgcgccggaggagctgcctgccgcagatgcgccggaggagctgcctgccgcagatgcgccggaggagctgcctgccgaaaatgcgccggacgagctgcctgccgaggacaccccggaggagctgcctgccgaggacaccccggaggagctgcctgccgaggacgcgtcGAAGGAGCTGCttgccgaggacgcgccgaaggagctgccgtccgaggacaccctggaggagctgcctgccgaggacttgccggaggagctgcctgccgaggacacgccggaggagccgcctgccgaggagaccccggagaagctaccgggagtagagggactggtggaggagcgacagtgcaccaagtccgacagaaggcaggaccgtgatcgccggaagagtgcgggtgacggaagggaaggtcctggggccacaccaccgctagaagtaggaccacggagcctcgttgcaggcatctcgcagttgtggttctctgatgaTATTCTCCACTGGGTGTGCCAGTTCACCTGCGCACCGATGGTGGACATCACTTCCAGCGgggggttttctattttccttcagcgatggggagtgcgtcatgtcacGTCAAGctcccattacccacagtccaatgggcatgcagaggctgctgtgaagaaagtcaagtatctgatcatgaagacagcacccaacgggaatattgactgtgaggagttcgacagaggcttactggaattgcgtaacgccccaaatttcactggtcgttctcctgctcaagttctgtttggtatgccccttcgctcctgtgtgcctgcccactctagtgtCTTCATGAAgaagtggcagaccaaggctgaagactgcgaccgtcgtgctgcagtacgagccaaggacgtgaagacccgctatgacactcgcgcccactcactttccaagctaacagttggggcgcatgtgcgCATCCAGGATCCCACCCCCAAGCGTTGGGATAAGtttggcactgtcatgggtattggcaaatctcgtgattatcacatcaggcttccaagtggccgtatactgtggcgcaatcgacgcttcttgcgccctacacagctcatgattggacactcaactgatttggaagaacagatgtcagatgatgcacctggatcttccgccccatctgtgcctgttgaacctcgacgttcggaacgtatcacatcgaagtccgttcaagactcccgctagtgaacgtaaaggggggagggagatgtgggttgtgataatgaagtgagttgtgatacttatgtgagttgtgagcgccatattgtgatgccgccatatacgggatatgatgacaatattatcgtacctgtattgtgataattatatgattatattatatacatactgccttttgtgtgatatgttacaccatgtgaaatatagaagattatgtttagcttatattgctgtgtagcatatcgcctatgtaaaagagtgagattctctgtacaatttatagagtacaatattttatcttgtgtctgtagtcacacgtctggcagtagcgctctcgggcatggccgacgcgtggcgcacgggactgtgaagagctcccttttattttgtcagagctgatctacaatgaacctactttaattttaattggtgtgttcttctccctccagcatcatagagaaacaccaaacaaacaggtatacgaacacaacacagtgagtatacaaacagtggataggcggtcccacagcctgccgaccccctttatctggggctgtgttggtgggggcggcagaggtggcgtgcacccggagtgaccacccgaggcttaacctcaggcgtgctttccgggtaggcgcttggaacatccggtccttgcggcaggatgagcggttacctctgctatcgcgggaattgaagcgactgggagttgaggtggctgccctctcagaggtgagaagacctggtagcggcacgatcagtgtgggtggttacacctactactggtcgggccgcagcgatggtcaccacctccagggtgtagccatagccatctccagtcgacttcagcctgcggtagtcgaggtgacaccggttgatgagcgtatcatggcattgagactgaagcatgcttttggcttcatgtctcttattgctgtatacgctcctaccgatgtacataaaaccgatgtgaaagaggcgttctacgccaaactcgcatctgtggcagacgattgcccccggcgagacattcgcatggttctgggcgacttcaatgcggtatccggctgtgaccgagctggctacgagatgtctgtcggcccccatggctcgggagctgatcccagcagcgagaatagcctccttctccgggactttgctaggtcccagaaaatgaggatctctggctcctggtaccagcgctccaactcgcatcactgggcttggtacagcgatacgggtacagtggccaaggagatcgaccacattcttgtcagcacgcgatggaggatcctccaaaactgcagggtttaccggagtgctgagttctgtggcaccgaccataggctggttgtggctaccctgcgggtccacttcaaaactcccgtccctccagtggccaccctaaggtgtttcacctggacagactaagggaggaggagtgtgcccgtgggttcgccacggcagtctttgaccaattctcagaaaccagcaacctgacggatccagttgctctgtgggagtccttcaagcgcgtaacactcgaagcagctcaggagtccattggcgtacgcccgaggacaaggcagaataccatctccctggagacattagaggccactgaagcgtgtcgcaaggctcggctgaatgggaatcaagtcttgcgtcgttccatggtgcgtagggctcggacactgctgagaagggacaaggaacagttcatcaggaatcttgctgaggaggtcgaaggccatttcttggtaaatgaccttcgccctgcctaccaagccctgagaaaactgaaccctaagccctcctcacagatgactgcagtccgatcagcggatggacggatcatctcagatcatgttggggttcgtgaacgttgggctgagtattttgaaaagttgtaccaggtggatcctccaacagttagcttggatgcaagcgatgtctcagtgcctgtgccggacccacccatcagcgaggaacctcctaccctaacagaggttaggctggcgatttccaagctgaagagtgggaaagctgcaggcatatgtgatatccctgctgaactgctaaaggctggggtgaacctatggctcggggcctgcatacagtcctgactgccatttggcagtctggtaccattccccctgacctgctgaggggcgtggtcatccctctctggaaggggaaaggggatcgatgggactgtagcaactaccgtggcattacactgctcagcataccaggcaaggttctcgctcacattcttctgaaacggatccgcaaccacctactgaggcaccagagaccggagcagtctggatttactccaagagcgtttggagatgtcggtacctatgcagaaggaccaagctgcgtgtcttcaaggccttgatacttccagttttgctctatggaagcgaaacctggacgctatccagtgccttggagtctcgccttgatgccttttgtaacaagtcccttcgccggatcatggggtacagttggcaggaccacgtgtccaaccggcggttacaccgtgagactggcatgggacctgttacttgcataatccgggatcgccaactcaggctatatggccacctagctcgcctccctatggacgaccctgcccaccgggttgtctctctgcgagacaaccctgggtggaggagacctgtgggacgtcctaggagatcatggcttgggcagctcgacgagacctgtcgtgaggaactagagatgggccgtgtgcctgcctggagactcgcctcgagggatcctcgtggctgtaagcgaagggtggatgcggccatacgcccccgtcggcgttagccccttgatgatgatgatgataataaataaacaggtaaaagaaaaaaaatcccaaaagtcgaaaaagcggcaaaataattacagtaatacgttattatttaattgaaataatgatataaataatgattagaaaaacgttattattgttattattattgttattactattattattgtagttgttattagtatagatgtaaaattatatattataactgcaataattgcaataataatgataataattgcaataatgatgataataattgcaatagtgatgataatgacgatgataatgatgataatgatgatgataacgataataatgatgataatcatgattataatgatgataataacaggaattgtgtccatatataataaaaaaataaggtataagaaaaaaaatcccaaaagtagaaaaagcggcaaaatctagcgatatagccttttgagagtagattccaaaatgatgttttttccattcatttgatgattctggcaattattagggtaataatgataataattaccagaattctattaatcatgacaataatgataaaagtgagaataaagagaatttggataacatttgatgattattaatattattactattatcattattattatcattattatcattattattattattattattattattattattactttaattattagtattattgccaaaaaatatattataactgtaataataacaataataataataataggtataattataataatactaattgttataattttgttattaatattattattgttattattatcattattattatttttactggtagtataattgtaaaaataattattataacagtaataattacagtaataacgatattaattgaaataatgatataaataatgattataaaaacgtttatcattgttattattattgttattactattattattgtagttgttattagtatagatgtaaaattatatattaaaaactgcaaaaaattgcaaataatgaaaaataattgcaataatgatgataatattgcataatgatgataataatgatgataatgatgataatgatgatgataacgataataatgatgataatcatgataacaatgatgataataacaggaattgtgtccatatataataaaaaaggtaaaagaaaaaaaatcccaaaagtcgaaaaagcggcaaaatctagcgaaatatagcctttgagagtcgactccaaaatgacgttttttccattcatttgatgattctggcaattattagggtaataatgataataattaccagaattctattaatcatgacaataatgatgataaaagtgagaataaagagaatttggataacatttgaatgttattaatattattctattatcattattattatcattattatcattattattattattattattattattattattattattattattattatttttactttaattattagtattattgcccaaaaatatattataactgtaataataacaataataataataataattataattataataatactaattgttataatattgttattaatattattattgttattattgtcattatttttatttttactggtagtataattgtaaaaataattattataacataataattacagtaataacgatattaattgaaataaagatgataatgatgatgataatgatgataatgatgataatgatgatgataacgataataatgatgataatcatgattataattatgataataacaggaattgtgtccatatataataaaaaggtaaaagaaaaaaaatcccaaaagtcgaaaaagcggcaaaatctagcgaaatataaccttttgagagtagactccaaaatgacgttttttccattcatttgatgattctggcaattattagggtaataatgataataattaccagaattctattaatcatgacaataatgatgataaaagtgagaataaagagaatttggataacatttaatgattattaatattattactattatcattattattatctttagtatcattattattattattattattattattattattattattattattattattattattattattattattactttaattattagtattattgccaaaaaatatattataactgtaataataacaataataataataataagtataattataataataccaattgttataatattgttattaatattattattgttattattatcattattattttttactggtagtataattaaaaataattattataacagtaataattacagtaataacgatattaattgaaataatgatataaataatgattataaaaacgttattattgttattattattgttattactattattattgtagttcttattagtatagatataaaattatatattataactgcaataattgcaataataatgatagtaattgcaataatgatgataataattgcaataatgatgataatgatgatgataatgatgataatgatgatgataacgataataaagatgataatgattataatagcaggaattgtgtccatatataatttaaaaaaaaggtaaaagaaaaaaaatcccaaaagtcgaaaaagcggcaaaatctagcgatgtatagccttttgagagtagaatccaaaatgacgttttttcaattcatttgatgattctggcaattattggggtaataatgataataattaccagaattctattaatcatgacaataatgatgataaaagtgagaataaaaagaatttggataagatttgatgattattaatattattactattatcattattattatcattatcataattattattattattattattattattattattattattattattatcattattattattattattattactttaattattagtattattgccaaaaaatatattataactgtaataataacaataataataataataataagtataattctaataatacgaattgttataatattgttattaatattattttgttattattatcattattattatttttactggtagtataattgtaaaaataattattataacagtaataattacagtaataacgatattaattgaaataattatataaataatgatcataaaaacgttattattgttattattattgttattactgttattattgtagttgttattagtatagatgtagaattatataatataactgcaataattgcaataataatgataataattgcaataatgatgataataattgcaataatgatgataatgatgatgataatgatgataatgattatgataacgataataatgatgataatcatgataataatgatgataataacaggaattgtgtccatatataataaaaaaggtaaaagaaaaaaaaatcccaaaagtcgaaaaagcggaaaaatctagcgaaaaatagccttttgagagtagactccaaaatgacgttttttccattcatttgatgattctggcaattattatggtaataatgataataattaccagaattctattaatcatgacaataatgatgataaaagtgagaataaagagaatttcgataacatttcatgattattaatattattactattatcattattattatcattattgtcattattattattattattattattattattattattattattactttaattattagtattattgccaaaaaatatattataactgtaataataacaataataataataataataataattataataataaatgttataatattgttattaatattattattgttattattatcattattaatattattactggtatgataattgtaaaaataattattttaaataagtattatacataataattacagtaataacgatattaattgaaataatgataaaaataaaaattataaaaacgttattattgttattattattgttattactattattattgtagttgttatagtatagatgtaaaattatataataataatgataataattaaataatgatgataataattgcaataagatgatatgatgataatgatgataatgatgatgatatcgataataatgatgataatctgattataatgatgataataacaggaattgtgtcctatataataaaaaaggtaaaagaaaaaaaatcccaaaagtcgaaaaagcggcaaaatctagcgaaatatagccttttgactccaaaatgacgttttttccattcatttgatgattctgggaattatgagggtaataatgataataattaccataattctattaatcatgacagtaatgatgataaaaatgagattaaaatgaatttggataccatttgatgattattaatagtattactattatcattattattatcattattattattattattattattattattattattattattattattattattattattattattattattattactttaattattagtattattgccaaaaaatatattataactgtaatataacaataataataataataagtataattataataatactagttgttataatattgttattaacattattattgttattatatcattattattattttactgttagtataattgtaaaaataattatttaacagtaataattacagtaataacgatattaatttcaataatgatgataataattgcaataatgatgattatgacgatgataatgatgataatgatgatgataacgataataatgatgataatcatgataataatgatgataataacaggaattgtgtccatatataataaaaaaggtaaaaaaaaaaaaatccaaaagtttaaaaaagcgccaaatctagcgaagtatagccttttgagaatagactccaaaatgacgttttttccattcatttgatgattctggcaattattagggtaataatgataataattaccagaattctattaatcatgacaataatgatgataaaagtgagaataaagagaatttggataacatttcatgattattaatattattactattatcattattattatcattattattattattattattattattattattattattattattattatcattattattattattattattattattactctaattattagtattattgccaaaaaatatattataactgtaataataacaataataataataataagtataattataataatactaattgttataatattgttattaatattattattgttattattatcattattatttttactggtagtataattgtaaaaataattattataacagtaataattacaataataacgatattaattgaaataatgatataaataatgattataaaaacgttattattgttattattattgttattactattatttttgtagtttttattagtatagatgtaaaattatatattataactgcaataattgcaataatgataataattgcaataatgatgataatgatgatgataatgatgataatgatgataatgatgatgataacgataataatgatgataatcatgataataatgatgataataacaggtattgtgtccacatataataaaaaaaaaaaggtaaaagaaaaaaaatcccaaaagtcgaaaaagcggcaaaatctagcgaaatatagccttttgagagtcgactccaaaatgaggtttttccattttttgatgattctggcaattattaggatcataattataataattaccagaattatattaatcatgacaataatgatgataaaagtaagaataaagagaatttcgataacatttcatgattattaatattattactattatcattattattatcattattatcattattattatcattattattattattattattattactttaattttgtattcttgccaaaaaatatattataactgtaataataacaataataataataataggtataattataataatactaattgttataatattgttattaatattattattgttattattatcattattattatttttactgttagtataattgtaaaaataattattataacagtaataattacagtaataacgatattaatttcaaataatgatataaataatgattataaaaacgttattattgttattattattgttattactgtt is part of the Penaeus monodon isolate SGIC_2016 unplaced genomic scaffold, NSTDA_Pmon_1 PmonScaffold_821, whole genome shotgun sequence genome and encodes:
- the LOC119571829 gene encoding uncharacterized protein LOC119571829, producing the protein MKKWQTKAEDCDRRAAVRAKDVKTRYDTRAHSLSKLTVGAHVRIQDPTPKRWDKFGTVMGIGKSRDYHIRLPSGRILWRNRRFLRPTQLMIGHSTDL